From a region of the Kwoniella mangroviensis CBS 8507 chromosome 1 map unlocalized Ctg01, whole genome shotgun sequence genome:
- a CDS encoding aspartyl/glutamyl-tRNA(Asn/Gln) amidotransferase, B subunit translates to MITLSRWGFTRPISLPSCSYSFRRYATKTKAIKGEEEWETVIGLEIHAQLKTGRKLFSPASTSYGEVPNTNVNLHDAAFPGTLPVLDLHAVRLSLITALALNCQVNRRSTFDRKHYFYHDIPASYQITQHYNPLARNGKLQISQGENNVKRTFDVGIHQLQIEQDTAKSQTVGDNTLVDLNRAATGLMEIVTEPDMRSAEEAGAFVRKLQGLLRRLGSGDGDMEKGNLRVDVNVSVHRYGTPFGTRCEIKNINSVRFLQAAIESERRRHIQHYVTSPTTPIQQETRGLNELTLETFSLRSKEEAMDYRYMPDSNLPAVVIDPEYLSRLRTELPEMPWQVVKRLTDTYGVQKRDVETLIGLDESGFEGIRYYEDVIGQGEDKKTAKKSMNWIVHELLGQIGKLSIPWSPTLIPSSLMREMVLMIEDGRITGTTGKSIIKHLISAPAPSVSTKEVSLQDVLSNLGININEINESSIDIKTLCQQAISNQPKSVADYKKGNEKVIMRLIGEVMKLSKGTADARKVKEELVELLKE, encoded by the exons ATGATCACACTATCCAGATGGGGCTTCACCAGGCCTATCTCCCTCCCTTCGTGCTCCTACAGCTTCAGGAGGTATGCTACAAAGACGAAGGCGataaaaggtgaagaagaatgggagacGGTTATAGGATTGGAGATTCATGCTCAGCTGAAAACTGGTAGAAAGTTATTTTCGC CCGCTTCGACCTCGTACGGCGAAGTACCGAACACCAACGTCAATTTACATGATGCTGCTTTCCCCGGTACTTTACCT GTCCTTGATCTGCATGCGGTGAGATTGTCGCTGATCACTGCTCTGGCGCTGAATTGTCAGGTC AATCGACGTTCAACATTCGATAGGAAACATTACTTCTATCATGATATACCGGCGTCATATCAGATAACGCAGCATTACA ATCCACTCGCGAGGAATGGTAAATTGCAGATATCGCAAGGTGAGAACAATGTCAAGAGAACTTTTGATGTGGGGATACATCAATTGCAGATCGAACAG GATACAGCTAAGAGTCAGACTGTTGGAGACAATACACTCGTCGATCTCAATAGAGCAGCAACAGGATTGATGGAGATTGTCACTGAACCAGATATGAG ATCAGCAGAAGAAGCCGGTGCGTTTGTCAGGAAGTTACAAGGTCTACTTAGAAGATTAGGAtcaggtgatggtgatatggaGAAG GGTAATTTGAGAGTAGACGTAAATGTCTCCGTCCATCGATATGGTACACCTTTCGGAACGAGATGCGAAATTAAGAATATCAATTCAGTCAGGTTCCTACAAGCTGCTATAG AGTCAGAGCGACGCCGACATATACAACATTATGTCACATCACCCACCACGCCTATCCAGCAAGAGACGAGGGGATTGAACGAATTGACTCTAGAGACGTTCTCTCTGAGATCAAAAGAGGAAGCTATGGATTATAGATATATGCCTGATTCCAACTTACCTGCTGTGGTCATTGATCCC GAGTACCTCTCCAGGTTGAGAACCGAATTACCAGAAATGCCATGGCAAGTTGTCAAGCGATTGACTGACACGTACGGCGTCCAAAAGAGAGATGTGGAGACGTTGATTGGATTAGACGAGTCTGGGTTCGAGGGTATACGGTATTATGAGGATGTAATTGGGCAAGGAGAAGACAAGAAAACTGCTAAGAAATCTATGAACTG GATCGTTCATGAACTCCTCGGTCAAATTGGAAAATTATCCATTCCCTGGTCACCCACTCTCATACCGTCATCATTGATGCGGGAGATGGTactgatgattgaagatggtagaATAACAGGAACGACTGGAAAATCAATTATaaaacatctcatctctgccCCCGCTCCTTCTGTCTCGACCAAGGAGGTGTCTCTTCAAGATGTACTATCGAATTTAGGGATTAACATCAATGAGATTAACGAATCATCGATTGATATCAAGACGTTATGTCAACAAGCTATAAGCAACCAACCTAAATCCGTTGCAGATTataagaaagggaatgaaaAAGTTATAATGAGGTTGATAGGTGAGGTTATGAAGTTGAGTAAAGGTACGGCGGACGCTAgaaaagtgaaagaagagttGGTAGAGCTGTTGAAGGAATGA